Proteins from a genomic interval of Nocardia sp. BMG51109:
- a CDS encoding SDR family oxidoreductase, with the protein MSTALLSGKVVVVSGVGPGLGRSIGTESAAAGAKVVLAARTESRLKEVAAEIEAAGGETLCVPTDITDDDAVRNLVRRTLDTFGRVDALVNNAFAVPSMKPLSRTDFQQIRDSLDVTVLGGLRMTQAFTDALTETKGSVVMINSSVLRHSEPRYGSYKAAKSALLAMSQTLATELGDKGIRVNTVAPGYIWSGQLKWYFGEIAKKYDIPAEQVYQQTADRCDLKRLPEPDEIARAVVFLASDWASAVTGQTLDVNCGEYHV; encoded by the coding sequence ATGAGCACCGCATTGCTCTCCGGCAAGGTGGTCGTCGTGAGCGGCGTCGGCCCCGGCCTGGGCCGCTCCATCGGCACCGAGTCCGCCGCCGCCGGCGCGAAGGTGGTGCTGGCCGCCCGCACCGAATCCCGGTTGAAGGAAGTCGCCGCGGAGATCGAGGCCGCCGGTGGCGAAACCCTGTGCGTGCCCACCGATATCACCGACGACGACGCCGTGCGGAATCTGGTGCGGCGCACCCTGGACACCTTCGGCCGCGTCGACGCCCTGGTGAACAACGCGTTCGCGGTCCCATCGATGAAACCGCTGTCCCGCACCGACTTCCAGCAGATCCGCGACAGCCTGGACGTCACGGTGCTGGGCGGCCTGCGGATGACGCAGGCGTTCACCGACGCCCTCACGGAGACCAAGGGTTCGGTCGTGATGATCAACTCCTCGGTGCTGCGGCACTCCGAGCCGCGCTACGGCAGCTACAAGGCGGCCAAGTCCGCCCTGCTCGCCATGTCGCAGACGCTGGCGACCGAACTGGGGGACAAGGGGATCCGGGTCAACACCGTGGCGCCGGGTTATATCTGGAGCGGCCAGCTGAAGTGGTACTTCGGCGAGATCGCCAAGAAGTACGACATCCCCGCAGAGCAGGTCTACCAGCAGACCGCCGACCGCTGCGACCTGAAGCGCCTGCCCGAACCCGACGAGATCGCCCGCGCCGTGGTGTTCCTGGCCTCCGACTGGGCGTCGGCAGTCACCGGCCAGACCCTCGACGTGAACTGCGGCGAATATCACGTCTGA
- a CDS encoding helix-turn-helix domain-containing protein — protein sequence MTSKIGRTGDRGQEPVSENGAAAAASPPTHRVVQVVELLSRRPADHLPLARIVRDTGLSRATAHAVLAQLTADGWTVRDADGNYGLGLGLLTVARRAEPAFPLRRLALAPMRELSARNGVPIFLAERDSGSILITEVVGTPSVPWIRQGRRLPLAPPVAREFIAWASGSEREDWIDRADPAHRERLAVVLAEVRTRGYSVERLTDDSAPMVEALAALRNSPVTDPLRNRLAAMITDLITIDYLPDELGEENAVVTVAAPIFQGDTVAAALVACPDTRLSAAALSRLGTDLRITAGGLAPMNSTEPDQ from the coding sequence GTGACATCGAAGATAGGGCGGACCGGGGACCGCGGTCAAGAACCTGTTTCAGAAAACGGCGCGGCGGCCGCCGCGTCGCCGCCCACCCATCGCGTCGTCCAGGTCGTCGAGCTGCTGTCCCGCCGCCCGGCCGACCACCTGCCGCTGGCGCGCATCGTGCGCGACACCGGCTTGTCCCGGGCCACCGCGCACGCCGTCCTCGCCCAGCTCACCGCCGACGGCTGGACCGTGCGCGACGCCGACGGCAACTACGGACTGGGCCTCGGGCTGCTCACCGTGGCCCGGCGCGCGGAGCCGGCCTTCCCGCTGCGGCGGCTGGCGCTGGCTCCGATGCGAGAACTGTCCGCCCGCAACGGCGTTCCGATATTTCTCGCCGAGCGCGACAGCGGGTCCATCCTCATCACCGAGGTCGTCGGCACCCCCTCGGTGCCCTGGATCCGGCAGGGGCGCCGGCTGCCGCTGGCGCCGCCGGTGGCCCGCGAATTCATCGCCTGGGCATCGGGTTCCGAGCGCGAGGACTGGATCGACCGGGCAGACCCGGCCCATCGCGAGCGGCTGGCCGTGGTCCTCGCCGAGGTCCGCACCCGCGGCTACTCGGTCGAACGCCTCACCGACGACTCCGCCCCGATGGTGGAAGCCCTTGCTGCCCTGCGCAACTCTCCCGTCACCGACCCGCTCCGCAACCGCCTCGCCGCCATGATCACCGACCTGATCACGATCGACTACCTGCCCGACGAGCTGGGCGAGGAGAACGCCGTGGTCACCGTGGCCGCGCCGATCTTCCAGGGCGACACCGTCGCCGCCGCCCTGGTCGCCTGCCCCGACACCCGCCTGTCGGCGGCGGCCCTGTCCCGCCTCGGCACCGACCTCCGCATCACCGCCGGCGGCCTCGCACCGATGAACAGCACTGAACCGGACCAGTAG
- a CDS encoding helix-turn-helix transcriptional regulator: MSAERDAGLARRRELGAFLRARRERTGPGEVGLPGSDRRRTPGLRREELAVLAGVSTTWYAYLEQGRDVHPSDQVLAAIANALRLDADERAHLRALAGAGGERATDSSSAGSAAEVVSAEIAAVPELLDPAPAYITGVTTDVLAWNAAAAELFPGLVRSAAGSPNLARWVFLDPEARRVLVDWEAVAQSVLARLRANAGRHPGDDRFARLAGQLRAGSAEAEAWWPRYDIATNRAGSKQIRHPSRGVLTLTHAAFTVADAPEQVLVVYATP; encoded by the coding sequence ATGAGCGCCGAGCGGGACGCGGGGCTCGCGCGGCGGCGCGAGTTGGGTGCGTTCTTGCGGGCGCGGCGGGAGCGGACCGGTCCGGGGGAGGTGGGGCTGCCCGGTTCGGACCGGCGGCGGACGCCCGGGCTGCGACGGGAGGAGCTTGCGGTGCTGGCGGGTGTGAGCACCACCTGGTATGCGTACCTGGAGCAGGGGCGCGATGTGCATCCGTCCGATCAGGTTCTCGCGGCGATCGCGAATGCGTTGCGGCTCGATGCCGATGAGCGCGCCCATCTGCGCGCGCTCGCGGGCGCCGGTGGCGAGCGAGCCACCGATTCGTCGTCCGCCGGTTCCGCCGCCGAGGTCGTGTCCGCCGAGATCGCCGCGGTGCCCGAACTTCTCGATCCCGCCCCGGCCTACATCACCGGAGTGACCACCGACGTCCTCGCATGGAACGCCGCGGCCGCCGAACTGTTTCCGGGGCTCGTCCGCTCCGCCGCCGGCTCGCCGAACCTGGCGCGCTGGGTATTTCTCGATCCGGAGGCCCGGCGGGTGCTGGTCGACTGGGAGGCGGTGGCGCAGTCGGTGCTGGCCCGGCTCCGGGCGAACGCGGGACGGCATCCGGGGGACGATCGGTTCGCGCGGCTGGCCGGGCAACTGCGCGCGGGTAGCGCCGAGGCGGAGGCGTGGTGGCCGCGGTACGACATCGCCACGAATCGCGCCGGCAGCAAGCAGATCCGCCATCCCTCCCGCGGCGTGCTGACCCTGACCCACGCGGCCTTCACCGTGGCCGATGCCCCCGAGCAGGTTCTCGTCGTCTACGCGACACCGTGA
- a CDS encoding LLM class F420-dependent oxidoreductase, producing the protein MELGFHVPVFDIDGGTTAIAGELARVGAAAEASGATWLSFMDHYFQIEPTGLPAESNMLEGYTTLGYLAAHTSSIDLSLLVTGVTYRHPGLLAKIVTTLDVLSGGRAVLGLGAAWFEREHRGLGVPFPPTGERFDRLEETLRICAQMWDPADNGPFDGKYYQLAETLCSPQPIRRPKVLIGGGGERRTLRLVAQYGDACNLFGTSPEDVRHKLEVLRRHCDEVGRDYGEIRKTITANNPRPSPETRDEFVRSMADYAALGVDAVMIIPTTGSPAAWIDAMAPAVPQLADL; encoded by the coding sequence ATGGAACTCGGTTTTCACGTACCGGTCTTCGATATCGACGGTGGCACCACGGCCATCGCCGGCGAGCTGGCCCGGGTCGGCGCCGCGGCGGAAGCGTCCGGCGCGACCTGGCTGTCGTTCATGGATCACTACTTCCAGATCGAGCCGACCGGGCTTCCGGCGGAGTCGAACATGCTGGAGGGCTACACCACGCTCGGCTATCTGGCCGCGCACACATCGAGCATCGACCTCAGCCTGCTGGTGACCGGCGTGACCTACCGGCATCCGGGGTTGCTCGCCAAGATCGTCACCACCCTGGACGTGCTGTCCGGGGGCCGGGCCGTGCTGGGCCTCGGCGCGGCCTGGTTCGAGCGCGAGCACCGCGGGCTGGGTGTGCCGTTCCCGCCGACCGGCGAGCGGTTCGACCGGTTGGAGGAGACGCTGCGCATCTGCGCGCAGATGTGGGATCCGGCCGACAACGGGCCGTTCGACGGCAAGTACTACCAGCTGGCCGAGACGCTCTGCTCGCCGCAGCCGATCCGCCGCCCCAAGGTGCTGATCGGCGGTGGCGGCGAGCGCCGGACGCTGCGGCTGGTCGCGCAGTACGGCGACGCCTGCAACCTGTTCGGCACCTCGCCCGAGGACGTGCGGCACAAGCTCGAGGTCCTGCGGCGGCACTGTGACGAGGTGGGGCGCGACTACGGCGAGATCCGCAAGACGATCACCGCCAACAACCCGCGGCCGAGCCCGGAGACCCGCGACGAGTTCGTCCGGAGCATGGCCGACTACGCCGCCCTCGGCGTCGACGCCGTGATGATCATCCCGACGACCGGCTCCCCGGCCGCGTGGATCGATGCCATGGCCCCGGCCGTCCCGCAGCTCGCCGACCTCTGA
- a CDS encoding sulfotransferase, with translation MTTRTDVGTVDDLHASATKACGLTDFGSGDYREGLAVLLESYRRDAGLTELGSKMNRYFLRGALVARALSEASWRANPAHAETPVARPIFVTGLPRTGTTALHRLLAADPRHQALEMWLAEFPQPRPPRETWSDNPVFRQLDAGFAQHHVENPEFMGLHYMTAAEVEECWQLLRQTVKSVSYECLAYLPTYSQWLRTQDWTDAYARHRKNLQLIGLGDDRRWILKNPSHLFALDALMAVYPDALVIQTHRDPTTVLASVCSLSEHATRGWSDTFTGSRIGESQLELWSRGLREFTAARARYDESQFLDIDFADLRADPLGTVESIYRAFGIEFTDAARAAMAALDEESRTGDRRPAHRYSLADYGLSEAGVREQFRAS, from the coding sequence ATGACCACACGCACCGACGTCGGCACCGTCGACGATCTGCACGCCTCGGCGACGAAGGCCTGCGGCCTCACCGATTTCGGCTCCGGCGACTACCGCGAGGGCCTGGCCGTCCTGCTGGAGTCCTATCGACGCGACGCCGGCCTGACCGAGCTCGGCAGCAAGATGAACCGCTACTTCCTGCGCGGCGCCCTGGTCGCCCGCGCGCTGAGCGAGGCGTCCTGGCGGGCCAACCCGGCCCACGCCGAAACCCCGGTCGCCAGGCCGATTTTCGTCACCGGCCTGCCGCGCACCGGCACCACGGCGCTGCATCGCCTGCTGGCCGCCGACCCGCGGCATCAGGCGCTGGAGATGTGGCTGGCCGAGTTCCCGCAGCCCCGCCCGCCGCGCGAAACCTGGTCCGACAACCCGGTTTTCCGGCAGCTCGACGCCGGATTCGCGCAGCATCACGTCGAGAATCCGGAATTCATGGGCCTGCACTACATGACCGCCGCCGAGGTGGAGGAGTGCTGGCAGCTGCTGCGCCAGACCGTGAAATCGGTATCTTATGAGTGCCTGGCCTACCTGCCGACCTACTCGCAGTGGCTGCGCACCCAGGACTGGACCGACGCCTACGCGCGCCATCGGAAGAACCTCCAGCTGATCGGCCTGGGCGACGACCGGCGCTGGATCCTGAAGAACCCCAGCCACCTGTTCGCCCTGGACGCGCTGATGGCCGTCTACCCGGACGCGCTGGTGATCCAGACCCACCGCGACCCGACCACCGTGCTCGCCTCGGTGTGCAGCCTGTCCGAGCATGCCACCCGCGGCTGGTCCGACACGTTCACCGGCAGCCGGATCGGCGAGAGCCAGCTCGAACTGTGGTCGCGCGGCCTGCGCGAGTTCACCGCGGCCCGGGCCCGCTACGACGAGTCCCAGTTCCTCGATATCGACTTCGCCGACCTGCGCGCCGACCCGCTCGGGACGGTCGAATCGATCTATCGTGCCTTCGGGATCGAATTCACCGATGCGGCCCGCGCGGCCATGGCCGCGCTCGACGAGGAGAGCCGCACCGGCGACCGCAGGCCCGCGCACCGGTATTCGCTGGCCGATTACGGTTTGAGCGAAGCCGGGGTCAGGGAGCAGTTCCGGGCGTCGTGA
- the cysD gene encoding sulfate adenylyltransferase subunit CysD, with translation MRTGYELSHLAALEAESVHIFREVAATFERPVLLFSGGKDSAVLLELARKAFWPAPLPFPLLHVDTGHNFDEVIEFRDRTAARTGARLLVARVQDDIDAGRVTERPGESRNRLQTPTLLRGIGEHRFDAVFGGARRDEEKARAKERVFSFRDEFGAWEPRAQRPEIWNLYNGRHRAGEHIRVFPLSNWTELDIWEYIEREAVELPSLYYSHRRTVLRRDGMLLAANRFLEPRDGERTFEATVRFRTVGDATCTGCVESAAADPSAVIAETAATRLTERGATRADDRISESGMEDRKREGYF, from the coding sequence ATGCGGACGGGATACGAGCTGTCGCATCTGGCGGCCCTCGAGGCCGAGTCGGTGCACATCTTCCGGGAGGTCGCGGCCACCTTCGAGCGTCCGGTGCTGCTGTTCTCCGGCGGCAAGGACTCGGCGGTGCTGCTGGAGCTGGCGCGCAAGGCGTTCTGGCCCGCGCCGCTACCGTTCCCGCTGCTGCACGTCGACACGGGGCACAACTTCGACGAGGTGATCGAGTTCCGGGACCGGACCGCGGCGCGGACCGGGGCCCGGCTGCTGGTGGCGCGGGTGCAGGACGATATCGATGCCGGTCGGGTGACCGAGCGGCCGGGGGAGAGCCGCAACCGGCTCCAGACTCCGACGCTGCTGCGCGGCATCGGCGAGCATCGCTTCGACGCGGTGTTCGGCGGCGCCCGGCGCGACGAGGAGAAGGCGCGGGCCAAGGAGCGGGTGTTCAGCTTCCGCGACGAGTTCGGCGCCTGGGAACCGCGGGCGCAGCGGCCGGAGATCTGGAACCTGTACAACGGCAGACATCGTGCGGGCGAGCACATCCGGGTGTTCCCGCTGTCGAACTGGACCGAGCTGGACATCTGGGAGTACATCGAGCGGGAGGCCGTGGAACTGCCGTCGCTGTACTACTCGCATCGCCGCACGGTGCTGCGGCGCGACGGAATGTTGCTGGCCGCCAACCGGTTCCTGGAACCCCGCGACGGCGAGCGGACGTTCGAGGCGACCGTGCGCTTCCGCACCGTCGGCGACGCCACCTGCACGGGCTGCGTCGAGAGCGCGGCCGCCGACCCGTCCGCGGTGATCGCCGAGACGGCCGCCACCCGGCTGACCGAGCGAGGTGCGACGCGCGCCGACGACCGAATCTCCGAGTCGGGCATGGAAGACCGCAAGCGAGAGGGCTACTTCTGA
- a CDS encoding terpene synthase family protein, whose amino-acid sequence MAGEYVVAIEAALETMRSDHERLVREERPWSLAALFSTPDCDIVDYCRDFRPNRFGAEACTAVETFCRRHDIWLEAGGAHYNSMTPYLHPGAVTAERMTIIGMYNAILFWLNDTVGREKFRHLAPDAQRGAGIAVDGLCLLLEKQRMSPDPTSPEIAAAEFLKLLAADAEPRWLQRFLDSTADHLRTAIRDQNARARKGLLSIDEYIDLRARVSGMYPAVALCEFGRDDYLPWRRIADAGLKADLVRLRRLAVDIGALMNDMFSFEKECIIDGADFNLVPICLLNAPGETLAGAVEQAGRIVRERFTEFRLLRERVDDRCAGLPDPALAAQVRAHVVDLVGCVQATWVWQNVTRRYKGASIFTENRERDFFDNRDGSAR is encoded by the coding sequence ATGGCGGGTGAGTATGTGGTGGCGATCGAGGCTGCGCTCGAAACGATGCGGTCCGATCACGAGCGCTTGGTGCGGGAGGAGCGGCCCTGGTCGCTGGCGGCGTTGTTCAGCACGCCGGACTGCGACATCGTGGACTATTGCCGGGACTTCCGGCCGAACCGGTTCGGCGCGGAGGCGTGCACGGCCGTCGAGACGTTCTGCCGCAGGCACGATATCTGGCTGGAGGCCGGCGGGGCGCACTACAACAGCATGACCCCGTATCTGCATCCGGGCGCGGTGACCGCCGAGCGGATGACGATCATCGGGATGTACAACGCGATCCTGTTCTGGCTCAACGACACCGTGGGCCGGGAGAAGTTCCGGCATCTCGCACCCGATGCCCAGCGCGGCGCGGGCATCGCGGTGGACGGCCTGTGCCTGCTGCTGGAAAAGCAGCGGATGTCGCCGGATCCGACGTCGCCGGAGATCGCCGCGGCCGAGTTCCTGAAGCTGCTGGCCGCGGACGCGGAACCGCGGTGGCTACAGCGGTTCCTGGACTCGACGGCCGACCATCTGCGCACCGCGATCCGGGATCAGAACGCGCGCGCCCGCAAGGGGCTGCTGAGCATCGATGAGTACATCGACCTGCGTGCCCGGGTGTCGGGCATGTATCCGGCGGTCGCGCTGTGCGAATTCGGTCGCGACGACTACCTGCCGTGGCGGCGGATCGCCGACGCCGGGCTGAAGGCCGATCTGGTTCGGCTGCGGCGGCTGGCGGTGGACATCGGCGCGCTCATGAACGATATGTTCTCCTTCGAGAAGGAGTGCATCATCGACGGTGCCGATTTCAACCTTGTCCCGATCTGCCTGCTGAATGCCCCCGGAGAGACCCTGGCCGGCGCGGTCGAGCAGGCCGGGCGGATCGTGCGCGAGCGGTTCACCGAGTTCCGCCTGCTGCGGGAGCGGGTGGACGACCGGTGTGCCGGACTGCCCGATCCCGCACTCGCCGCGCAGGTGCGGGCGCACGTGGTGGACCTGGTCGGTTGCGTGCAGGCAACCTGGGTTTGGCAGAACGTGACCCGGCGCTACAAGGGAGCATCGATCTTCACGGAGAATCGGGAAAGAGACTTTTTCGACAACCGGGATGGTTCCGCACGGTAG
- a CDS encoding excalibur calcium-binding domain-containing protein, producing MTDSHLRRNLGAGLLGAAFVLALTAPAASADPLTDLLCNSGSAQFCPPPAGPPGPPQSAYYKNCDEVRQAGKAPLYRGQPGYAPHLDRDDDGIACE from the coding sequence ATGACCGATTCGCATCTCCGGAGAAATCTCGGCGCCGGCCTGCTGGGCGCCGCATTCGTGCTCGCGCTCACCGCGCCCGCGGCGTCCGCCGACCCGCTCACCGACCTGCTGTGCAATTCCGGTTCGGCGCAGTTCTGCCCGCCGCCCGCCGGTCCGCCAGGACCCCCGCAGTCGGCGTACTACAAGAACTGCGACGAGGTTCGGCAGGCGGGCAAGGCCCCGCTGTATCGCGGCCAGCCGGGCTACGCCCCGCACCTCGATCGGGACGACGATGGAATCGCCTGCGAATAA
- the cysC gene encoding adenylyl-sulfate kinase, which yields MSRNILRLATAGSVDDGKSTLIGRLLFDSKSLFADQLAAIERFSVQRGDAATDLALVTDGLRAEREQGITIDVAYRYFATPRRKFIIADTPGHVQYTRNMVTGASTADLALILVDARKGVVEQTRRHAFLAALLGVPHLVVCVNKMDLVDWSERRFDEIRSEFADFAAKLTVGDLSFVPVSALHGDNVVDLSPQTPWFSGRPLLRHLEDVHIASDRNLIDARLPVQYVIRPRGTAGAPADTGHRSYAGTVAGGIFRPGDEVVVLPAGRTTRVDRLWGPGGTKVDEAFTGMAVSLTLEDDIDLGRGDMLARPGNRPHLDRDLDAMVCWFDDDAVLRAGDEYELRTAAQTSRVRLSGLDYRLDVNTLHRVVDAESLALNDIARVSLRSHRPLMFDPYRDNRRTGSFILVDPATNRTVAAGMILARDTGPRTAGAAVVWQRSAVARADRPHAGATVWLTGLSGSGKSTIAVELERQLVAEGRPAYVLDGDNLRHGLNADLGFGADDRRENIRRVTEVAALFADAGATAIVSVISPFEAQRAHARAVHGDRELPFHEVFVDTPLELCEQRDPKGLYARARAGELREFTGIDSPYERPEHADLVVTPEHGTPAEVVALIRSALRL from the coding sequence ATGAGCCGCAACATCTTACGGCTGGCGACGGCCGGCAGCGTCGACGACGGCAAGTCCACGCTGATCGGCCGCCTGCTGTTCGACTCCAAGAGCCTGTTCGCCGATCAGCTGGCCGCCATCGAACGATTCAGCGTGCAACGGGGCGACGCCGCGACGGATCTGGCGCTGGTGACCGACGGGCTGCGCGCGGAGCGCGAGCAGGGCATCACGATCGACGTGGCCTACCGCTACTTCGCCACGCCGCGCCGGAAGTTCATCATCGCCGACACCCCGGGGCACGTGCAGTACACCCGGAACATGGTGACCGGCGCCTCCACCGCGGATCTGGCGCTGATCCTGGTGGACGCGCGCAAGGGCGTGGTCGAGCAGACCCGGCGGCACGCCTTTCTCGCCGCGCTGCTCGGGGTTCCGCACCTGGTGGTGTGCGTGAACAAGATGGACCTGGTGGACTGGTCCGAACGGCGATTCGACGAGATCCGTTCGGAGTTCGCCGATTTCGCCGCCAAGCTCACCGTCGGCGACCTGAGCTTCGTCCCCGTCTCGGCGCTGCACGGCGACAATGTCGTGGATCTGTCGCCGCAGACGCCGTGGTTCTCCGGACGGCCGCTGCTGCGCCACCTCGAGGACGTGCACATCGCCTCCGACCGCAACCTGATCGATGCCCGGCTGCCGGTGCAGTACGTGATCCGGCCGCGAGGTACGGCGGGCGCCCCGGCCGATACCGGGCACCGTAGTTACGCAGGCACCGTCGCGGGCGGCATCTTCAGGCCGGGCGACGAGGTGGTCGTGCTGCCGGCGGGCCGCACCACCCGCGTCGATCGCCTCTGGGGCCCGGGCGGCACCAAGGTCGACGAGGCGTTCACCGGCATGGCCGTCTCGCTGACCCTCGAAGACGATATCGACCTCGGCCGCGGAGATATGCTGGCGCGCCCGGGAAATCGCCCGCACCTCGATCGCGACCTCGACGCCATGGTGTGCTGGTTCGACGACGATGCGGTGCTGCGGGCCGGCGACGAGTACGAACTGCGCACGGCCGCCCAGACCAGCCGGGTTCGGCTGTCCGGCCTGGACTACCGCCTCGATGTGAACACCCTGCACCGGGTCGTGGACGCGGAGAGCTTGGCGCTCAACGACATCGCGCGGGTATCGCTGCGCAGCCACCGGCCGCTGATGTTCGATCCGTACCGGGACAACCGCCGCACCGGCAGCTTCATCCTCGTCGACCCGGCGACCAACCGGACGGTCGCGGCGGGCATGATCCTCGCCCGCGACACCGGGCCCCGCACGGCCGGAGCCGCCGTCGTGTGGCAGCGCTCGGCGGTTGCTCGCGCGGACCGGCCGCATGCCGGTGCGACGGTCTGGCTGACCGGACTGTCCGGCTCCGGAAAGTCCACGATCGCCGTGGAACTGGAACGCCAGCTGGTGGCGGAGGGTCGTCCCGCCTACGTGCTGGACGGCGACAATCTGCGGCACGGCCTGAACGCCGATCTGGGTTTCGGCGCCGACGACCGCCGCGAGAACATCCGCCGCGTCACCGAGGTCGCCGCGTTGTTCGCCGATGCCGGGGCGACCGCGATCGTCTCGGTCATCAGCCCTTTCGAGGCGCAGCGAGCCCACGCGCGGGCAGTGCACGGCGACCGCGAGCTGCCGTTCCACGAGGTCTTCGTCGACACCCCGCTGGAGCTGTGCGAGCAGCGCGACCCGAAGGGCCTCTACGCCCGGGCCCGCGCGGGTGAACTGCGCGAGTTCACCGGAATCGACTCACCGTACGAGCGGCCCGAACACGCCGATCTGGTCGTCACGCCCGAACACGGCACACCGGCCGAGGTCGTCGCGCTCATCCGGAGCGCGCTGCGACTGTGA
- a CDS encoding zinc-binding dehydrogenase, which translates to MITPDSGLHLAEVPDPRLRGGGATLDVLAAQVPSYTDAVVSGGRGGFPTPIVLGPTGIGRVTATADDVFGVRQGDVVVATALFRSGRVAEPEEALLGWTGLGGDGRPTPTTDRMRDVWRDGLYAERALQPERTLVALPGADGYPVERLAFLPWLGIAAEAIDRAGVRAGQVVAVVGATGQLGAAAVLVALARGAAAVVAVGRNRASLDSLAGIDPRVTPVPLTGDRGVDGRAIAAAAGPVDAVVDTLGAVPSADPTMAGYDAIRPDGSWVLVGGVRQDLPIPYGDFMHRRLTLRGSWMCRDTTLLELWSMVRGGVIDLSHLRVRTVGLDDPAAALTAAAASHALDIVVLLP; encoded by the coding sequence ATGATTACCCCCGACAGCGGGCTGCACCTGGCCGAAGTGCCCGATCCGCGGCTGCGCGGCGGCGGTGCGACGCTCGACGTCCTGGCCGCGCAGGTGCCCTCGTACACCGATGCCGTGGTGTCGGGCGGGCGCGGCGGGTTCCCGACGCCGATTGTGCTCGGTCCCACCGGGATCGGGCGGGTCACGGCGACCGCCGACGACGTGTTCGGCGTGCGGCAGGGCGATGTCGTGGTCGCCACCGCGCTGTTCCGGTCGGGTCGCGTGGCCGAGCCGGAGGAGGCGCTGCTGGGCTGGACCGGGCTCGGCGGGGACGGCCGCCCGACTCCCACCACCGACCGGATGCGCGACGTCTGGCGCGACGGCCTGTACGCCGAGCGGGCGCTGCAACCCGAGCGGACCCTCGTCGCCCTGCCCGGTGCGGACGGCTACCCCGTCGAACGGCTGGCGTTCCTGCCCTGGCTCGGCATCGCGGCAGAGGCGATCGACCGGGCCGGCGTGCGCGCGGGGCAGGTCGTCGCGGTGGTCGGCGCGACCGGGCAACTCGGTGCGGCGGCAGTCCTCGTCGCGCTCGCCCGGGGCGCCGCCGCCGTCGTCGCGGTCGGTCGCAACCGCGCGTCGCTCGACTCGCTCGCGGGCATCGATCCGCGCGTAACGCCCGTGCCGCTGACCGGTGACCGCGGCGTGGACGGACGGGCGATCGCGGCGGCCGCCGGACCCGTCGACGCCGTGGTCGACACGCTCGGCGCCGTTCCGAGCGCGGATCCGACGATGGCCGGCTACGACGCGATCCGACCGGACGGCAGCTGGGTCCTCGTCGGCGGTGTGCGACAAGACCTTCCGATCCCCTACGGCGACTTCATGCACCGGCGGCTGACCCTGCGCGGCTCCTGGATGTGCCGCGACACAACCCTTCTCGAACTGTGGTCGATGGTCCGCGGCGGCGTCATCGACCTGTCGCACCTCCGGGTACGCACCGTCGGACTGGACGACCCCGCCGCCGCTCTCACCGCGGCCGCCGCCTCCCACGCGCTGGATATAGTCGTCCTCCTCCCCTGA